Proteins from a genomic interval of candidate division KSB1 bacterium:
- the rpsT gene encoding 30S ribosomal protein S20, whose amino-acid sequence MAHHRSAFKRIRTSAKAAAANRHYRSMMRTAIKKVRAAADKASAEQAYRQACSLLDKLALRGIIYKNKAANAKSRLARRVNALA is encoded by the coding sequence ATGGCACATCATCGTTCAGCATTCAAACGTATTCGCACCAGTGCAAAGGCTGCGGCCGCAAACCGACATTACCGCTCCATGATGCGCACGGCCATCAAAAAGGTACGGGCAGCAGCAGATAAAGCCTCAGCCGAGCAAGCATATCGGCAGGCGTGCTCGCTATTGGACAAGCTGGCCCTGCGGGGCATCATCTACAAGAACAAGGCGGCAAATGCCAAGTCGCGCTTGGCGCGGAGGGTCAACGCCTTAGCCTGA